TCTACAACGCGTCGAACCAGGAAGTCAGCGCCACCGTCGGCGCGACCAATTTGAGCGATGTTGCGCCGCTGGCCAGCAGTGACTTCAGCTTCATGCCGGGCGGCGACTACAGCGCCAAGGTCGGCAGCCAGACCGTACCGGTCAAGCTCGCGGCCGATCACTACTACACCCTGGTTAACAGCGGCAGCGGCCAGCCGCAGCTGATCGAAGAGCCGCCGTTCAAGAACAAGCAAAAATCCCTGGTGCGCGTGCAGAACCTCAGCGACAAGGCCCTGACCCTGAAAACCGCCGATGGCAAGACCGACGTGGTCAAGTCGGTGGCCGCCAAGGGCCGTGGCGAACGTGAGATCAACCCGGTGAAAGTGAGCCTGGCGTTGTATGACGGTGACAAGAAAGTCGGCGATGTGAAGCCGGTGGCTTTGGAACGTGGTGAAGCGGCGGTGCTGTATGTGACCGGCTCGGGTTCGAGCATTTCGCCAGTGTGGGTCAAGCGCCCCGTGTCGACCCGCTGATTAGCTTTTCAATTTGACGCTCCTCCTGTGGGAGGGGGCTTGCTCGCGAATACGGTGGTTCAGCAACAGATGTGCTGACTGATACGCCGCTTTCGGGAGCAAGCCCCCTCCCACAGGCTCTGA
The window above is part of the Pseudomonas sp. KBS0710 genome. Proteins encoded here:
- a CDS encoding alginate O-acetyltransferase AlgF, with the translated sequence MTFTTTPRRLAKTLAIAAGMSFVSMSAFAGGDAALYGPTAPKGSSFVRVYNASNQEVSATVGATNLSDVAPLASSDFSFMPGGDYSAKVGSQTVPVKLAADHYYTLVNSGSGQPQLIEEPPFKNKQKSLVRVQNLSDKALTLKTADGKTDVVKSVAAKGRGEREINPVKVSLALYDGDKKVGDVKPVALERGEAAVLYVTGSGSSISPVWVKRPVSTR